The Raphanus sativus cultivar WK10039 chromosome 6, ASM80110v3, whole genome shotgun sequence sequence aagaagaagaagaagaagaagaagaagaagaagaagaagaagaagaagaatgtggATGTTGTTACTGCATAATGTGGATGTTGTTACTGCATATTGCCGATGTTTAGAAGAGGAGAGAAGTGTGGCTCGTTGTCAATGATATTCCCATCCGTTATGTGCTGAGAGAACACGCATTGATATCATGCCTAAACTGCCGCAACTATCCTCTCGGATACAAGGATTTTTGGTGATAAGAAGTTTGTGAGGCGTCATTTCAAGAACGGTGAATTAATAAGGTTGGAGGATGTGAAAGCGAAGCTGTTGGCAATGGGAGGCCATAGAGACAGGCTGAAGATGATGGTTCTGttctttttagaaatttttgtttgtGCCCAAATGAAAGTCGGTCCTGGAGCCAATGATGTATTGGATTTTTTCCAAAGAGCTATGGATGATCTTGGATACTGCAAGACCTTTCCATGGGAGAGATACTCCTTTGATTATATGGTTAAGGAGATCTCTCACACAATAGATCATTTTGGAGGATTGGTGAAAGAGAAGACGCTATGGCCACTTCCGGGTTTCTGTTTTCCCCTAGAGGTAAGTAATAGAAAATTATcgtattatcaaaattttagtattgtttttttacttttaaaaaaatgttggtTTTGTAGCGTCTTGCTTTCGAGGCAATACCTCAACTGGGATTGAGGTTTACAGAATCTGTTGAAGGAGCTGATCCAGAATGTCCAAGGATGTGCCAGTCAAAGTTCAAAAAACAGAAATGAAAGGGTTTCCTCTTGCAAGTGTTAATCAAGAACTGGATAAGATAAAGGTAAGTGTTGTTGTTACTGCATATTGCCGATGTTTAGAAGAGGAGAGAAGTGTGGCTCGTTGTCAATGATGTTCCCATCCGTTATGGGCTGAGAGAACACGCATTGATATCATGCCTAAACTGCCGCAACTATCCTCTCGGATACAAGGATTTTGGTGATAAGAAGTTTGTGAGGCGTCATTTCAAGAACGGTGAATTAATAAGGTTGGAGGATGTGAAAGCGAAGCTGTTGGCAATGGGAGGCCATAGAGACAGGCTGAAGATGATGGTTCTGTTCTTTTTAGAAAGTGTTGTTTGTGCCCAAATGAAAGTCGGTCCTGGAGCCAATGATGTATTGGATTTTTTCCAAAGAGATATGGATGATCTTGGATACTGCAAGACCTTTCCATGGGAGAGATACTCCTTTGATTATATGGTTAAGGAGATCTCTCACACAATAGATCATTTTGGAGGATTGGTGAAAGAGAAGACGCTATGGCCACTTCCGGGTTTCTGTTTTCCGCTAGAGGTAAGTAATAGAAAATTATcgtattatcaaaattttagtattgttttttgacttttaaaaaaatgttggtTTTGTAGCGTCTTGCTTTCGAGGCAATACCTCAACTGGGATTGAGGTTTACAGAATCTGTTGAAGGAGCTGATCCAGAATGTCCAAGGATGTGCCAGTCAAAGTTCAAAAAACAGAAATGAAAGGATTTCCTCTTGCAAGTGTTAATCAAGAACTGGATAAGATAAAGGTAAGTGTTGTTCTTTCTCCTGCCAAGTTCATTTGTAATCAAGAAATTAAGTAGGTAAAACGTGGGAAAATTTGGTAAAACTATACACAGAAAACATGAGAAAAATAGATAAACTGGGAAAACTATATAAAACTAGGAAATCTAGATAAAACTGAGAAAACtagaaaaaattgtttttaattaatcttTGTTGTCAGCCAAAAGAAATAGACAGCATCCTGCCTACCATGAATGATGAAGAAAAGGCTCTTTTGGCTCATATATGGGAAGAGGATGACGACGAGGATAAGGCTGATATTGCTGTGGACAGCTGCCTTAAGTGTATCAAGGAAGGATATACAGTGTTTTTCGAAGACATGTATGAAGGAGACATTGCAGCTCGAAAAGCAACTGCAGCACATGCAGTCCTTGAAGACTTTGCGCCAGTGAAAGAAGTGGCAGAACAGAAGAAGATGTTGGAGGACTTGGTCAAGAAAGTGGAAACTCTTGGAAATCAGCTGCAGGCCGTGTTGGAGAGACATGACGACCTTGAGGAAAGGTTGGCCACTGTTGAGAACGAGGTATCAAAGAAAAGATCGAAGAAGGGATCAAATAAGGGATCGAAGAAGGGATCGAAGAATGGATCTAAGAAAAACTGAAGTAGTTGGTTTTTATGTCGGATTATGTACTTTAGCTTCCTTTTGATTTTGTTGATGTTAATCGGACCCATTTCATTTCTGGATAATGTATTTTAGGAACCTGAATATTGTTGCTTGCTTGTCAAATTTGAAACCTTAAgttgtttatttaatttcatattaTATGACTATGATAACAAATGTAGAAAATGGTCAAAGAACTAAAGAGAAACTAAAGAGAGGAAGACTTGAGGTTGTCACCAAAATGAAGAAGATACACAAGTCTTAAGACAAGAAACCACAAAATAGCATAGAAATAGGAACATGTATGAGCTGATCCTTGAGCTCTGAGATCTCTGCAGCCATTTCAGCAACGCGCGTCAGTAAACCCTTGAGATGGAAGGAGAGAATTTGAGAATTTAGGAATTCCGAGAAATTATAGGGAGTTGAGATGTTTGAGTGTGAGAGAGAAATGAGAaatgaaggagagagagagagagatggaagaTAAATCTGTGGTTGAGATGAGAGTAGGAGAAATTTCGATGATTTGAaaaatttggtttaaaaaattaatttttttaggcGCCAAACGAAATATTCAGTTCCCTCCCAAAGATTTGTTGTTAGTTATACGTAATATACTAGTGTTACGAACTTTGTTCATAgttatatttttggtgatttctaACATATTTAGTGTTACTAACCCTTTCGATTTTTTTTCCAGTTTTACTTTCGATTTAAGCACCTGGAAATGTTAGCCAGGTTATACTATGTATTAATATTTCGGttgtaattaaatttgaaaatttcattttctaacACGATCTTCGTTGAGAATGGGAGAATAGAAACTCAAGGTCTGTAATAGATCTATTTCGAATTTTACAAAATTCCTCAAAAAAGTTTTGTAAAACACGTTTGAAAAAAGGGAAATAAGTTAGAGTCGAGGAATCAATTTGTAAAACTATGGTAGACtagttttgatataaataacACTTATTGCacttcaaaacaaaacaaagtttTACCAAGAAGATAACCAAGTTACGCAGTTTTACACAGAAAACAAAATAACCCGAGCCATACAACACAAAATAAACATAGCAAATAACAACCAATTGAAACCAAGCAAATAACCAATTTTCAGGCTGTCGCCGCACTGCCATTTCCAAATAACAACCAATTGAAACCATAGTTTTGCCTTAGCCGCCTTTTGTTCTGTGTCCTTTTACGCCGTTCGCCACAAGATGGATGCCTTTTAACTCTTTTCCTTCTCTTCCGCGTGATTCAATCGGGAGGTATGATCTGAAACTCTTTGATATGATCAGGTAAATTCCACGAAGACCTGTCCGACACAACATAAAGTGTCCTTGAATATGCTAATGCCCACATTTCCGCCCAGTAGTATCGGGAGCAGAGCTCATGATATACAATCTGGATATCACGGCGCCTGCCTACGCCACCATCAACATCCTTTGTGTAATATATGTAAGC is a genomic window containing:
- the LOC130495815 gene encoding uncharacterized protein LOC130495815, with product MKGFPLASVNQELDKIKKRREVWLVVNDVPIRYGLREHALISCLNCRNYPLGYKDFGDKKFVRRHFKNGELIRLEDVKAKLLAMGGHRDRLKMMVLFFLESVVCAQMKVGPGANDVLDFFQRDMDDLGYCKTFPWERYSFDYMVKEISHTIDHFGGLVKEKTLWPLPGFCFPLERLAFEAIPQLGLRFTESVEGADPECPRMCQSKFKKQK